A genomic region of Oryza glaberrima chromosome 1, OglaRS2, whole genome shotgun sequence contains the following coding sequences:
- the LOC127776784 gene encoding mitogen-activated protein kinase 10 yields the protein MQQDQRKKSSTEADFFTEYGDASRYKIQEVIGKGSYGVVCSAIDVHTGEKVAIKKIHDIFEHISDAARILREIKLLRLLRHPDIVEIKHIMLPPSRRDFKDIYVVFELMESDLHQVIKANDDLTKEHYQFFLYQLLRALKYIHTANVYHRDLKPKNILANSNCKLKICDFGLARVAFNDTPTTIFWTDYVATRWYRAPELCGSFFSKYTPAIDIWSIGCIFAEVLTGKPLFPGKNVVHQLDLMTDLLGTPSMDTISRVRNDKARRYLSSMRKKEPILFSQKFPSADPLALDLLQKLLAFDPKDRPTAEEALAHPYFKGLAKVEREPSCQPITKMEFEFERRRVTKEDIRELIFREILEYHPQLLKDYINGTERTTFLYPSAVDQFRKQFAHLEENGGNGPVIPMDRKHTSLPRSTIVHSTPIPAKEQPRIGPSRDKPSDEPYSNPREFDRFSGNAPRTSQAPQRVPTARPGRVVGPVLPYENGATKDSYDARRLAMNSGYPPQQQIPQAYGYYQIPGKSACSEPSQAERYTLHQQAYTCANSATVTDVALDMRAPPFHLSGGPKSDSSERLAAETNLYTRSLNGLAATAAGVAASAHRKVGVVPYGMSRMY from the exons ATGCAGCAGGATCAGCGCAAGAAG AGTTCTACAGAGGCGGATTTTTTCACGGAGTATGGCGATGCAAGTCGATACAAGATTCAGGAAGTTATTGGTAAGGGAAGCTATGGGGTGGTGTGCTCAGCGATAGATGTCCACACTGGAGAGAAAGTGGCAATCAAGAAGATACACGATATCTTTGAACACATATCTGATGCTGCACGGATTCTCCGTGAGATCAAGCTTCTGAGGCTGCTAAGACATCCTGACATAGTTGAGATCAAGCACATTATGTTGCCTCCATCGAGGAGGGATTTCAAAGATATTTATGTAGTTTTTGAGCTTATGGAGTCTGATCTTCACCAAGTTATAAAGGCTAATGATGACTTGACGAAGGAGCATTATCAGTTCTTTCTTTACCAACTACTCCGGGCTCTGAAATACATTCACACTG CTAATGTTTATCACCGGGACCTGAAGCCGAAGAATATATTAGCTAATTCCAACTGCAAACTGAAAATTTGTGATTTTGGACTGGCGCGAGTTGCATTCAATGATACTCCGACAACAATCTTTTGGACG GATTATGTTGCAACAAGATGGTACAGGGCTCCAGAGCTCTGTGGATCCTTCTTTTCAAAG TATACACCAGCCATTGACATTTGGAGCATTGGATGCATCTTTGCTGAGGTGCTGACAGGAAAGCCTTTATTTCCTGGTAAAAATGTTGTCCATCAATTAGATTTGATGACTGATCTTCTGGGCACGCCATCCATGGATACAATTTCTCGG GTCCGGAATGACAAAGCAAGGAGGTATCTGAGTAGCATGAGAAAGAAGGAGCCAATCCTATTTTCGCAGAAGTTTCCTAGTGCAGATCCTTTGGCGTTGGATCTTCTACAAAAACTATTAGCATTCGATCCAAAGGACCGTCCAACTGCCGAAGAG GCATTGGCTCATCCATACTTCAAAGGGCTCGCAAAAGTTGAGAGAGAACCATCCTGTCAACCTATCACAAAAATGGAGTTTGAGTTTGAGCGTAGAAGAGTGACAAAGGAAGATATAAGAGAGTTGATATTCCGTGAAATACTGGAATACCATCCACAATTGCTCAAAGACTATATCAATGGCACCGAGAGAACAACCTTTCTATACCCAAG TGCTGTTGATCAATTTAGAAAGCAATTTGCCCATCTTGAAGAAAATGGTGGAAATGGCCCGGTAATTCCAATGGATAGAAAGCACACTTCTCTTCCCAG GTCTACTATTGTTCACTCAACTCCAATTCCTGCCAAGGAACAGCCCCGCATTGGCCCATCAAGGGATAAACCATCTGATGAACCCTATAGCAATCCCCGGGAATTTGACAGATTTTCTGGCAATGCCCCGAGGACCTCGCAAGCTCCACAAAGAGTGCCAACAG CAAGACCAGGAAGAGTTGTTGGTCCAGTATTGCCTTATGAAAATGGTGCCACAAAGGATTCCTATGACGCACGGAGATTGGCAATGAACTCAGGGTATCCTCCCCAGCAACAAATCCCTCAAGCTTACGGTTATTATCAGATACCCGGTAAGTCAGCTTGTTCTGAGCCGTCGCAGGCCGAAAGGTATACGCTGCACCAGCAGGCCTACACTTGCGCAAACAGTGCCACTGTGACTGATGTTGCTCTGGACATGAGAGCACCCCCGTTCCATCTATCAGGAGGGCCGAAAAGCGATTCGTCTGAAAGGTTAGCAGCAGAGACAAACCTATACACGAGATCTCTCAATGGCCTCGCTGCTACTGCTGCGGGAGTGGCAGCAAGTGCACACAGAAAGGTCGGTGTTGTTCCCTACGGCATGTCGAGGATGTATTAG
- the LOC127759522 gene encoding serine carboxypeptidase-like 50, which produces MASFLSRAAAVSLLAIVLVLTAATSTSPAAAAARFPEEARPTRSGYLNVTSTNSLYFAFYEATDPVTTQPAAVPLLVWLQGGPGCSSLIGSFAELGPYLLLDSTSALARNDNRWNRRFGVIFIDNPLGAGFSAPASGDDIPTDERTIAAHLLAALQSFMALDPAFRARPLFLTGESYAGKYIPAAASHILDANAKLTDDRRVNLQGIAIGNGMTHPVAQVTVHADQAYFAGLINAEQKAKVEEMQDKTVSLIKSKKWAAARRERNRIIAFLKNATGVATPFNYAREKGYPTRPLRDFLNTGEAKAALGARSDVEWARCSEAVSAALADDIMRSARGDVEAVFLAPDGVRVLLFQGVFDLHSGPASVEAWVRELAWPGLGAFLAAERAVWRLGDEQLAGYVQRSGALANVVIVGAGHMAAGDNRPAAQAMIEGWVLQTGPFDGSGQRVVGSLF; this is translated from the coding sequence ATGGCGTCGTTTCtttcccgcgccgccgccgtctccctcctcgccaTCGTCCTCGTCCTGACTGCCGCCACGTCCACCTCCCCTGCGGCCGCGGCCGCTCGGTTCCCGGAGGAGGCGCGCCCCACGAGGTCGGGGTACCTCAACGTCACGTCCACCAACTCACTCTACTTCGCCTTCTACGAGGCCACCGACCCGGTCACCAcgcagccggccgccgtgcCGCTCCTCGTTTGGCTCCAGGGCGGCCCCGGCTGCTCCTCCCTCATCGGCAGCTTCGCCGAGCTCGGCCcctacctcctcctcgactCCACCTCCGCCCTCGCCCGCAACGACAACCGGTGGAACCGCCGCTTCGGCGTGATCTTCATCGACAACCCGCTCGGCGCCGGTTTCAGCGCGCCTGCCTCCGGCGACGACATCCCGACCGACGAGCGCACCATCGCCGCGCACCTCCTCGCGGCCCTGCAGTCGTTCATGGCGCTCGATCCGGCCTTCCGCGCGCGCCCGCTGTTCCTCACCGGGGAGAGCTACGCCGGCAAGTACATCCCCGCGGCCGCGTCGCACATCCTCGACGCCAACGCCAAGCTCACGGACGACCGTAGGGTGAACCTCCAGGGCATCGCCATCGGCAACGGCATGACGCACCCGGTGGCGCAGGTGACCGTGCACGCCGACCAGGCCTACTTCGCCGGGCTGATCAACGCCGAGCAGAAGGCCAAGGTCGAAGAAATGCAGGACAAGACGGTAAGCCTGATCAAATCCAAGAAGtgggccgcggcgaggagggagaggaacaGGATCATAGCGTTCCTCAAGAACGCCACCGGCGTCGCTACGCCGTTCAACTACGCGCGGGAGAAGGGGTACCCGACGCGGCCGCTCCGGGACTTCCTCAACACCGgcgaggcgaaggcggcgctgGGCGCGAGGAGCGACGTGGAGTGGGCGCGCTGCAGCGAGGCCGTgtcggcggcgctcgccgacgACATCATGAGGAGCGCCAGGGGCGACGTGGAGGCCGTCTTCCTGGCGCCGGATGGCGTCCGGGTGCTGCTGTTCCAGGGCGTGTTCGACCTGCACAGCGGGCCGGCGTCCGTGGAGGCGTGGGTGAGGGAGCTGGCGTGGCCTGGCCTGGGCGCGTTCCTCGCCGCGGAGCGCGCCGTGTGGCGGCTCGGGGACGAGCAGCTCGCCGGGTACGTGCAGAGGTCGGGGGCGCTCGCGAACGTGGTCATCGTCGGGGCCGGGCACATGGCGGCCGGCGACaaccggccggcggcgcaggcgaTGATCGAGGGATGGGTGTTGCAGACGGGGCCGTTCGACGGAAGCGGTCAACGAGTCGTTGGCTCCTTATTCTGA
- the LOC127786367 gene encoding uncharacterized protein LOC127786367 isoform X1, whose amino-acid sequence MWCGISERSSCPLPVLSLSIFLLLRACLLARLLSLPVGAFVRDLRLSERGGEIVLREGTAARSWVHLGWTFPTGTAVLSTCFLQMPALRMNKMLSTDYLGTQELHSFCKTTEILEDSQSQEIALDRTAVGSTLLSHQNVCSTSEVSGGNFGIAEVSFLQDEYDAETTGVLPPSFLSCGSRSMLPISVPSSSSSSLETVLLSDSTYSDLQVKETNHNTTAMDENNEFLQLILSSNDEGYNAGSEFQVWDVLDFYFSESFSAVQFDSLMGFTNDVSSSHHDCLNLVDMVERPVALLSLNDTEEQNNSTDEFPDDTSSYLQMKPSDSETESNYASRDVAVTEYVDEKPLSRGLPDLMDVDSPGRLSKSARSKQITLVLDLDETLVHSTLDHCDNVDFTLQVFFNMKNHTVYVRQRPHLKMFLEKVAQMFELVIFTASQRIYAEQLIDRLDPDGRLISHRIYRESCIFSEGCYTKDLTILGVDLAKVVIVDNTPQVFQLQVDNGIPIKSWFDDPSDQELVELLPFLETLVGVEDVRPIISKTFHHTLEQN is encoded by the exons ATGTGGTGCGGGATTAGCGAGCGATCGAGCTGTCCCCTACCTGtgctctccctctccatcttcctcttgcTGCGCGCTTGCCTGCTTgctcgtctcctctctctcccagtGGGTGCGTTTGTGCGAGACTTGAGGCTGagcgagaggggaggagagatcgTGCTCCGCGAGggaacggcggcgaggagctggGTGCATCTCGG TTGGACTTTTCCTACTGGAACTGCAGTACTTTCAACATGCTTTTTGCAAATGCCTGCATTAAGGATGAATAAAATGTTAAGCACCGACTATTTAGGGACGCAGGAGCTTCATTCATTTTGCAAGACCACCGAAATATTGGAAGACTCACAGTCTCAAGAGATTGCACTCGATAGAACTGCGGTGGGGTCAACACTTCTAAGTCATCAAAATG TTTGCTCTACTTCTGAAGTATCAGGGGGAAACTTTGGAATCGCTGAAGTCAGTTTTTTACAGGATGAATATGATGCAGAAACCACCGGTGTACTGCCACCATCATTTTTGTCCTGTGGCTCTAGATCTATG CTCCCTATATCagtaccatcatcatcatcatctagtCTGGAGACTGTCCTCTTATCTGACTCAACGTACAGCGATCTTCAGGTAAAAGAGACGAACCACAATACTACAG CAATGGATGAAAACAATGAGTTCCTTCAGCTGATTCTTAGTAGCAATGATGAAGGATACAATGCTGGAAGTGAATTCCAAGTTTGGGATGTTCTGGACTTCTACTTCTCAGAAAGCTTTTCAGCTGTGCAGTTTGATAGCTTGATGGGTTTTACAAATGATGTTAGTTCTTCCCATCACGATTGTTTGAATCTTGTTGACATGGTAGAGCGGCCTGTTGCGCTCCTGTCCCTAAATGATACCGAGGAGCAAAATAACTCTACTGATGAGTTCCCTGATGATACATCATCATACCTTCAAATGAAACCCTCAGATTCCGAAACTGAAAGTAATTATGCCTCTCGAGATGTTGCGGTAACTGAATATGTTGATGAAAAGCCACTTTCTAGAGGCCTGCCTGATTTAATGGATGTCGACTCACCCGGTCGTCTATCAAAATCAGCAAGATCAAAACAAATCACTCTTGTTCTGGATTTGGACG AGACTCTTGTACATTCAACATTGGATCATTGTGACAATGTTGATTTCACCCTTCAAGTTTTCTTTAATATGAAGAACCATACAGTTTATGTTAGGCAAAGACCTCATCTGAAGATGTTTCTTGAGAAGGTAGCTCAGATGTTTGAGCTTGTCATTTTCACAGCTAGCCAGAGAATTTATGCCGAGCAACTAATAGATAGACTCGACCCTGATGGGAGGTTGATTTCACACCGTATTTATCGTGAGTCATGTATATTCTCTGAGGGTTGCTATACAAAGGATCTGACAATTCTTGGAGTTGACCTGGCAAAAGTTGTAATTGTTGACAATACTCCACAG gTTTTCCAGTTGCAAGTGGACAATGGTATACCAATAAAGAGCTGGTTTGATGACCCCTCAGACCAGGAATTGGTCGAGTTACTCCCATTCCTGGAGACACTTGTTGGTGTGGAGGACGTTAGGCCAATAATCTCGAAGACATTCCACCATACACTTGAGCAGAATTAG
- the LOC127786367 gene encoding uncharacterized protein LOC127786367 isoform X2, with amino-acid sequence MDEYDAETTGVLPPSFLSCGSRSMLPISVPSSSSSSLETVLLSDSTYSDLQVKETNHNTTAMDENNEFLQLILSSNDEGYNAGSEFQVWDVLDFYFSESFSAVQFDSLMGFTNDVSSSHHDCLNLVDMVERPVALLSLNDTEEQNNSTDEFPDDTSSYLQMKPSDSETESNYASRDVAVTEYVDEKPLSRGLPDLMDVDSPGRLSKSARSKQITLVLDLDETLVHSTLDHCDNVDFTLQVFFNMKNHTVYVRQRPHLKMFLEKVAQMFELVIFTASQRIYAEQLIDRLDPDGRLISHRIYRESCIFSEGCYTKDLTILGVDLAKVVIVDNTPQVFQLQVDNGIPIKSWFDDPSDQELVELLPFLETLVGVEDVRPIISKTFHHTLEQN; translated from the exons ATG GATGAATATGATGCAGAAACCACCGGTGTACTGCCACCATCATTTTTGTCCTGTGGCTCTAGATCTATG CTCCCTATATCagtaccatcatcatcatcatctagtCTGGAGACTGTCCTCTTATCTGACTCAACGTACAGCGATCTTCAGGTAAAAGAGACGAACCACAATACTACAG CAATGGATGAAAACAATGAGTTCCTTCAGCTGATTCTTAGTAGCAATGATGAAGGATACAATGCTGGAAGTGAATTCCAAGTTTGGGATGTTCTGGACTTCTACTTCTCAGAAAGCTTTTCAGCTGTGCAGTTTGATAGCTTGATGGGTTTTACAAATGATGTTAGTTCTTCCCATCACGATTGTTTGAATCTTGTTGACATGGTAGAGCGGCCTGTTGCGCTCCTGTCCCTAAATGATACCGAGGAGCAAAATAACTCTACTGATGAGTTCCCTGATGATACATCATCATACCTTCAAATGAAACCCTCAGATTCCGAAACTGAAAGTAATTATGCCTCTCGAGATGTTGCGGTAACTGAATATGTTGATGAAAAGCCACTTTCTAGAGGCCTGCCTGATTTAATGGATGTCGACTCACCCGGTCGTCTATCAAAATCAGCAAGATCAAAACAAATCACTCTTGTTCTGGATTTGGACG AGACTCTTGTACATTCAACATTGGATCATTGTGACAATGTTGATTTCACCCTTCAAGTTTTCTTTAATATGAAGAACCATACAGTTTATGTTAGGCAAAGACCTCATCTGAAGATGTTTCTTGAGAAGGTAGCTCAGATGTTTGAGCTTGTCATTTTCACAGCTAGCCAGAGAATTTATGCCGAGCAACTAATAGATAGACTCGACCCTGATGGGAGGTTGATTTCACACCGTATTTATCGTGAGTCATGTATATTCTCTGAGGGTTGCTATACAAAGGATCTGACAATTCTTGGAGTTGACCTGGCAAAAGTTGTAATTGTTGACAATACTCCACAG gTTTTCCAGTTGCAAGTGGACAATGGTATACCAATAAAGAGCTGGTTTGATGACCCCTCAGACCAGGAATTGGTCGAGTTACTCCCATTCCTGGAGACACTTGTTGGTGTGGAGGACGTTAGGCCAATAATCTCGAAGACATTCCACCATACACTTGAGCAGAATTAG